Sequence from the Corallococcus sp. EGB genome:
ACGTGGGGGCCTATCAGGCCCTGGAGGAGGCCGGCCTGCGTCCGGACTGGGTCTCCGGCATCTCCATTGGCGCCTTCACCGCCGCGCTGGTCGCGGGCAACCGCCCGGAGCAGCGGCTCGAGCGGCTGGAGGCGTTCTGGCGCGAGGTGTCCTGGCCGGGCAGTGAGTGGGGCTCGCTCCTCAAGGGGCGCCTGCGCCAGCTCTTCAACCTGGGCAGCCACCTGACCAGCCTGCTCTTCGGTCAGCCCGGCTTCTACGCGCCCCGCGCGCTGTCCCCGCTGTTCGCGCCGCCGGGCTCGCCGGAGGCGCTGAGCTTCTACACCACCCGGCCCATGCGCTCGACGCTGCGGCGGCTGGTGGACTTCGACTACATCAACTCTCGCGCGACGCGGCTGAGCCTGGGCGCCACCCGCGTGAGCGACGGCCACCTGGTGTTCTTCGACAACACGCGCTGCGCCCTGGGGCCGGAGCACGTGCTCGCCAGCGGCGCGCTGCCGCCCGCCTTCCCGCCCAGCGTCATCGACGGGGAGCTGTACTGGGACGGCGGCTGCGTCACCAATACGCCGCTCAACGCCATCCTGGATGACCCGCCCCAGCGGCACTCGCTCGTCTTCATGATCGACCTGTTCGAGGCGCGCGCCCCGCTGCCGCAGAACCTGGACGAGGCGAGCTGGCGCATGAAGTCCATCCAGTTCGCGGGCCGCGCGTCGCAGCAGGTGGACCAGTTCGCGACCGTGTGGAACCTGCGCCGGACCTCGACCCAGGTGACGCGACACATGTCCGCGTCCTCGCCGCTCGCGTTCAGCGACGAGCCCCTGGCGAAGCCCGCGCCCAGGCTGGACATCATCCACCTGACGTACCAGCGCGGCGCGCACCAGATCTCCAGCAGCGACGCGGAGTTCTCCCGCGCCTCCATCGCGGAGCGCCGCGCGGACGGCTACCGCGACATGGCGCGCGCCCTGGCGAGCTCACCGTGGACGCAGTCCGTGGCGAGCGGCCCCCAGGCGTTCAGTGACGAGGCCCAGGCGCCGGCCGAAGGGGGCGCCGTCGTCCACCGCCTCTAGCAGCGTCCACCTGTCGCAACCCGAAGGAGCCATGCCATGACCGAAGCGAAGAGAGTCGATCCGTATGCCCACTTGATGGACCTGGGGCGGGGCCTGCTGCACCAGGCCGTCGCCGTCCAGCGCTCCGCGCTCGAATACTCCCGGCAGTTCGTGGAGGGGGATGCCGCCGTGAGGCCGCTGCGCTCGCAGCACGAGGAGTGGGGGCGCAAGGCGCTGGAGACCCTGGCGCCGTTCTACGCGCTGGAGCAGCTGGCTCGCGAGCAGCTGCTCAAGGCGCAGGCCCACCTGTTCGAGCTGGCCGACGACACCCTGCGCAACCTCACGCTGCAGGGGGTGGAGCGCGGCGGGCACCGCTCCGCCTGAGCCTCTGGCGTCGTCAGACTCGAACCCCGGGTGGCCCTGGCGCCGCCCGGGGTCTTGTTGTTCCCGACCGTCAGCGCGAGGCCAATGGCAGACGCACGGCGGGGTCGCCCAGGAGCACGTAGCCGCCCAGGTCCTGGCGGAGCATCCACAGGTGCGAGCGCCGCAGCGGATCCACGGAGGAGGCCTTCCCGGCGCTCCGGGCCGCCTCCTCCTGGTCATACAGCGTGGTCAGCTCCAGGTTGGCCTGGTGGCCCCCGCGCAGCAGCCAGCTCAGTCCCAGGCCCACACGCCGCCCCCGCGCCAGTTGCTGGAGCGGCTCCAGGAAGCGGGACACCTTGCCCTGGCGGTGGTCGCGGTCCTGGAAGCCATACGTCCACGCCAGGTCCACGTGGCCGATGACCGCCAATGGCCCCTGGGGGTTGGCCAGCGCGGACTGCGGCAGCGCGGCGACGAAGGGGCGCTCCCCGGGCCGGGGCAGCGCCGCGGTGAGCGAGTCCAGCCTCCCGCTGAACTGGCCTCCCGCCTGCAACTGCTTCAACCAATGATGGAAGGCGCTGCGCGACGGCGTGCCCGCGCCGAAGCACGCGAAGAGGAACCAGATGCCGCCGGGCAGGAACGGCCGTTGGGCCAGCGCCGCGCCATCCAGGTGCTGGCCCTCGCCCAGGTTGAGCGCTCCCTGGAGCGCGAGCTTCGCGTCGGTGCTCCGCCAGCCCGCGCGGGGGCTGCCCAGGCCATGGCTCATGGAGAAGAGCAGGGTGGGTTCCTGGAGCGCGGCCTGCTCCAGGAGCGCGTTGGCGCCGGGTTCTCCCGGCGCGCCCAGCTCCAGCACGTCCCGCGCGGGAAAGCGGCCCAGCTCCCGCGCCTGCCGCGCTGACGCGATGGCCGGGGCCACCAGCGACTGATAGCCCGTCCGCGTCGCGGCGGTGCCGTCGTGGACGGTGAAGAAGAGCGAGCGGGGCTGACGCTGCGCGGACGGCGCGTTCTCCCAGCGCAGCACCTTGTCCACGTAGGCCGCGTAGTCCTCGTCGCGCCGGAAGGCCAGCCGCCCCACGTAGGCGTCGTGGGCCGCGGCCTGCTGCAGCTCGAAGGGCACCTGGTGGAAGTCCCCCAGGAAGAGCAGGTAGCGGGGCCGGTCCTCCACGGGCACCGCTTCGTCGTCCAGCACGACGCGCACCCAGCGGGTGAAGTCCTCCAGGTTCCGCCCCTCCGCGGCCAGCTCCGGGCCCACCCGGTACACGCGCACCGGGTGGCCATCCTGCTGTCCCTGCCGGTGGCGGCGCAGGGGGTCGATCAGCGCGAGCAGCCGGTCACCTTCCGGCCCCTCCGGCGCCACCAGCCCCCAGCGCTGCGCGGGCAGGGAGTTGGGGTCCTCGCCATCGTCCCACAGGTGGCTCTCCTCGCGCCCCCGCGCGTCGTCGTCGAGCGGGGCCCGTGTCGCGGCGTCGGCGGGCAGACCCTCGGGGGCCACCGGCTCGTGTGAATCGGCGTGGGACAACAACAGTTCTACGTTCTGCGTGCTCATCTTGGGGATGGCTCCTGGCGCCACGCGCCCGGGAAGTCGGGCGTGTGAGGGCAGGACGCGGCGGAGGACGGCCGTGTGAGCCATGGATGTCTGGCGTTGGCATTCACACACAAACGGCGCGTGACGTCCTGTGGACGCAGTGCCCGGCATGTCGCCGTCAACCCAACCCCAGGAGCACGCCCATGCAGTCAGCCGCACAGCTGTCCACGTACATCATCGCGTTCGCGGGTGCCGCCCGCACCGCGCAGCGCCTCATGTCCTCGGGCATGGACCCGATGACGATCGCCGAGTACTACTTCGAGGTGAACCTCACGAGCGACTTCGAGATCAAGAGCGAGACGGACGTTTCCCTCAACATCTGGCGCATGAGCATCAAGGAGAAGCTCACGCTCGACTACAAGGAGCACATGGGGCTCACCGTGAAGTGCACCATCAAGCCCGCGGCGGTGCTCGCGGCCCAGGGTGGCGCCACCGGCGGCGGTGCCTGAAGCCAGTCGTCGGTCTGACTGGAACACGCTGAAGCAAGACACCCCCGTCGCCGCCGGTGCTTCGTTGTGGAGCACCGGCGGTGGCGGTCCGCCATCCACCCTTCTTCCTCCCATCCCATCCCATGGCAAAGCCCAACCCCACGCCTGACCACGCGCAAGTCCTCATCCACGACCTCATCCTGGCCGTCCAGTCCTCGCTGGACATCGCGGAGGAGACGGCCCGCAAGCACTATTCCTTCTCCGTGGTGGAGCTGGAGGTCTCCGCGAGCTTCGAGTTCGAGATGACGGAGCAGGACAGCGACATTCCCGAGGACAAGCCGCAGCCCAAGCGCTGGTTCTCCCTCTTCGGCGGCGGAGCCAGGAAGGACCACTCGCGCCTGCATGATCTCAACGAGAAGGACTCCAGCAAGCTCACGGTGCGCATGCTGTTCCGCCCTGGAGGCAAGCACCTGGCGGGCGGCGCCGCCGAGGCCACCGAGGCCACCGAGTCCGCCGACAACAGCGCCCCCGCGGAGGAGGCGCCGGCCGAGCCCGCGCCGCGTCCGTCCAAGCGCAAGTAGATGCCCGGACGACCCCGGAGCCCGCGGCCTTGTGCAGGCCGCGGGCTCTTCGTGTTTCAGGGGCGGCATGGAGCCCGCCGGGGGGCGCGTCACTTCTTGTCCAGCAGCCGCAGCGCGCGCTGGTAGTAGGTGTCGCGCGAGGCCTTGCCGTTGTAGCCGCCGTTGATGCGCCGGGTGATGGCGTCGAACTCGCCCTTGTCGGCGTGCTTGTTGAGGTCGCGGCTGTTCCAGAACCAGGCGGCGGTGCGGAAGCCCACGTCCAGGTCGGCCGCGCGCG
This genomic interval carries:
- a CDS encoding patatin-like phospholipase family protein, translating into MTQPQAPQERPQVIVVFQGGGALGAYHVGAYQALEEAGLRPDWVSGISIGAFTAALVAGNRPEQRLERLEAFWREVSWPGSEWGSLLKGRLRQLFNLGSHLTSLLFGQPGFYAPRALSPLFAPPGSPEALSFYTTRPMRSTLRRLVDFDYINSRATRLSLGATRVSDGHLVFFDNTRCALGPEHVLASGALPPAFPPSVIDGELYWDGGCVTNTPLNAILDDPPQRHSLVFMIDLFEARAPLPQNLDEASWRMKSIQFAGRASQQVDQFATVWNLRRTSTQVTRHMSASSPLAFSDEPLAKPAPRLDIIHLTYQRGAHQISSSDAEFSRASIAERRADGYRDMARALASSPWTQSVASGPQAFSDEAQAPAEGGAVVHRL